A portion of the Nitrospira sp. genome contains these proteins:
- a CDS encoding SIS domain-containing protein yields the protein MVTTIRMLALDIDGVLTDGTASLSESGDEDKRYCFQDLDAVTQAKRAGLTVALVTGEDTPSVDRLARRFNCDLVRRGVKEKLLALEGLARELNLRLDEFCYVGDGDRDASALRHVGLGLAPLNATRSAKAAAHRILSKPGGAGAVAEALGLIRQIHMFEESASILEKDMYAIAKNSLEAHQRLIELSLPTLVKIMQAFVRTIRTGNKILLFGNGGSAADAQHVAGELVGRFLRESEPWPVIALTTDTSILTAVGNDWEFADVFARQVRALAKPGDLVAGISTSGRSANVIRGLQAARAKGAATIGFTGAGGGSLAEHADLCFRAPADSTPRIQELHLLAWHTICELVERELLRTTEA from the coding sequence ATGGTAACCACAATTCGGATGCTGGCATTGGACATCGATGGGGTGCTGACGGATGGCACAGCGTCCCTATCCGAGTCGGGTGATGAAGACAAACGGTATTGCTTTCAGGATCTTGACGCGGTGACACAAGCCAAACGCGCCGGTCTGACGGTCGCCCTCGTGACGGGCGAAGACACGCCCTCTGTCGATCGATTGGCGCGTCGTTTCAATTGCGATCTAGTGAGGCGGGGAGTGAAGGAGAAACTGCTCGCGCTGGAGGGGCTCGCGCGCGAATTGAACCTCCGGCTTGATGAGTTCTGCTATGTTGGCGACGGGGACCGGGATGCTTCGGCGCTACGGCATGTCGGCTTGGGCCTCGCCCCCCTGAATGCAACACGTTCGGCCAAAGCCGCCGCGCACCGCATTCTCTCCAAGCCGGGTGGAGCGGGGGCCGTCGCGGAAGCACTCGGCCTGATACGCCAGATTCACATGTTCGAGGAAAGCGCGAGTATTCTGGAAAAGGACATGTACGCGATCGCAAAAAATAGCCTCGAAGCACATCAGCGTCTCATCGAGTTGTCCTTGCCGACGCTCGTCAAAATCATGCAGGCCTTCGTCAGGACCATCCGCACCGGCAATAAGATTCTTCTGTTCGGCAACGGCGGCAGCGCCGCGGATGCCCAGCATGTGGCCGGTGAATTGGTCGGCCGTTTCTTGCGTGAAAGCGAGCCATGGCCGGTCATCGCCCTCACCACGGATACCTCGATTCTCACCGCGGTCGGCAACGATTGGGAGTTCGCCGATGTGTTTGCCAGGCAGGTCCGCGCCTTGGCCAAACCAGGGGATCTCGTGGCGGGCATCAGCACAAGCGGCCGATCGGCCAACGTCATACGCGGCCTGCAGGCGGCGCGGGCGAAGGGAGCCGCAACGATCGGATTTACCGGCGCCGGCGGGGGAAGCCTTGCGGAGCATGCCGATCTTTGTTTCCGGGCGCCGGCAGATTCGACGCCGCGTATACAAGAATTGCATCTGCTCGCCTGGCATACGATCTGCGAGTTGGTTGAGCGAGAACTCCTGCGAACGACCGAAGCTTAA
- a CDS encoding acyltransferase encodes MNQGLIRVIRGPYTTFRLFLDRICIPVWLRWLGVTCGQGCSFIGRPIITLAPGGTIALGEGVRVFSRVNSNPAGLPHPTILAALTPESVIAIGKETAISGASIAARVKVTIGRHVMIGAGACIWDTDFHPVDPYQRHQHPTRAARCAPVMIHDDVFIGARAMILKGVTVGLGAVIGAGAVVTKDVGAWQIVAGNPAVVVGSSLSKNEGVREDS; translated from the coding sequence ATGAATCAGGGATTGATCAGAGTCATACGGGGTCCGTACACGACGTTCCGGTTGTTCCTGGACCGCATCTGTATTCCCGTCTGGCTTCGCTGGCTTGGGGTGACCTGTGGCCAGGGATGCTCCTTCATCGGGCGGCCGATCATCACTTTGGCCCCGGGTGGAACCATTGCGCTGGGAGAGGGTGTGCGTGTCTTCAGCCGTGTGAATAGCAATCCGGCCGGACTGCCTCATCCGACGATTCTCGCTGCACTGACGCCGGAGAGTGTGATTGCCATCGGGAAAGAAACCGCCATATCCGGAGCGTCAATCGCCGCACGAGTGAAGGTCACGATCGGCCGTCACGTTATGATCGGGGCGGGTGCCTGTATCTGGGATACCGATTTCCATCCCGTCGATCCCTACCAGCGGCATCAACACCCGACGCGTGCGGCACGGTGCGCCCCGGTCATGATCCACGATGACGTGTTTATCGGCGCGCGTGCGATGATTTTAAAGGGTGTGACCGTGGGGTTGGGGGCGGTCATCGGCGCAGGCGCAGTGGTCACCAAAGACGTCGGAGCCTGGCAGATCGTGGCAGGCAATCCGGCCGTGGTCGTAGGTTCATCGCTTTCTAAGAATGAAGGGGTAAGGGAAGATTCATGA